One Anas platyrhynchos isolate ZD024472 breed Pekin duck chromosome 10, IASCAAS_PekinDuck_T2T, whole genome shotgun sequence genomic window carries:
- the CLDN2 gene encoding claudin-2, which produces MVSMGLQLAGYTIAFLGYVGTLTTTLLPSWKISSYIGSSIVTAVSFTKGLWMECATYSTGITQCDIYSSMLNLPSDVQAAQALMVSSCAVSSLACLLAVAGMRCTVFGQGSPGKDRVAVVGGVAFVLGGLLCFIPLVWNIHVVLRDFYNPILPDSTKYEMGEALYLGIISSLFTLIGGFILCASCPSRDSPVAYSNAYPSRLLASKSPQPSVSPTHKPKSEFNSYNLTGYV; this is translated from the coding sequence ATGGTGTCCATGGGGCTCCAGCTGGCCGGCTACACCATCGCCTTCCTGGGCTACGTGGGCACGCTGACGACCACGCTGCTGCCCAGCTGGAAGATCAGCTCCTACATCGGCTCCAGCATCGTGACGGCCGTGAGCTTCACCAAGGGGCTGTGGATGGAGTGCGCCACGTACAGCACGGGCATCACGCAGTGCGACATCTACAGCTCCATGCTCAACCTGCCCTCCGACGTGCAGGCGGCCCAGGCCCTGATGGTGAGCTCCTGCGCTGTCTCCTCCCTCGCCTGCCTGCTGGCCGTGGCCGGCATGAGGTGCACCGTCTTCGGCCAGGGCTCGCCGGGCAAGGACCGCGTGGCAGTGGTGGGTGGCGTGGCCTTCGTCCTCGGGGGGCTGCTCTGCTTCATCCCGCTGGTGTGGAACATCCACGTGGTGCTGCGGGACTTCTACAACCCCATCCTCCCCGACAGCACCAAGTACGAGATGGGGGAGGCTCTGTACTTGGGCATCATCTCCTCCTTGTTCACCCTCATCGGTGGCTTCATCCTCTGCGCCTCCTGCCCGTCGCGGGACTCGCCGGTCGCCTACTCCAACGCCTACCCGTCCCGGCTGCTGGCAAGcaagagcccccagccctccgTCAGCCCGACACACAAACCCAAGAGCGAGTTCAACTCCTACAACCTGACGGGATACGTGtag
- the PRRG3 gene encoding transmembrane gamma-carboxyglutamic acid protein 3 translates to MAMFLGARNAHSVLKRFPRANGFLEEIRQGTIERECIEEVCSYEEVKEVFENKEKTMEFWKGYTNSVYSVKDPGHNTERSDAMYVVVPLLGVALLIVIALFIIWRCQLQKATRHRPSYAQNRYLASRTGRSLPRVMVYRERSQSQGENQREASSRGAGDGRAGGAPQQDGTLCPPEHSVSVLSRLSSATPPPSYEEVTGQPESSSSSEETSISYSDPPPKYEEIVAAAPTAAK, encoded by the exons ATGGCAA TGTTCCTGGGGGCCAGGAATGCCCACTCGGTCCTGAAGCGCTTTCCCCGAGCCAATGGCTTCCTGGAGGAGATTCGGCAGGGCACCATCGAGCGGGAGTGCATCGAGGAGGTCTGCAGCTATGAGGAGGTCAAGGAAGTGTTCGAGAACAAGGAGAAGACG ATGGAGTTCTGGAAGGGCTACACCAACTCCGTCTACTCTGTCAAGGACCCCGGGCACAACACAGAGCGCTCAGACGCCATGTACGTGGTGGTGCCCCTCTTGGGAGTGGCCCTGCTGATCGTCATCGCCCTCTTCATCATCTGGAGGTGCCAGCTGCAGAAGGCCACCCGCCACCGCCCTTCCTACGCCCAGAACCGCTACCTGGCCAGCCGAACGGGCCGCAGCCTCCCCAGGGTCATGGTGTACCGGGAGCGGTCGCAAAGCCAAGGAGAAAACCAGCGAGAAGCGAGCAGccggggggctggggatggCAGAGCAGGAGGCGCCCCGCAGCAGGATGGCACCCTCTGCCCGCCGGAGCATTCGGTCTCCGTCCTCTCCAGACTGTCCAGTGCCACCCCTCCGCCCTCCTATGAGGAGGTGACGGGGCagccagagagcagcagcagcagcgaggagACCAGCATCTCCTACAGCGACCCACCGCCAAAATACGAAGAGATCGTGGCTGCTGCCCCCACTGCGGCCAAATAG